A segment of the Oncorhynchus tshawytscha isolate Ot180627B linkage group LG06, Otsh_v2.0, whole genome shotgun sequence genome:
GTGATATCATCTAGCCATGTGATAACCTCTAGCCATGTGATAACATCTAGCCATGTGATAACATCTAGCCATGTGATAACATCTAGCCATGTGATAACATCTAGCCATGTGATAATATCTAGCCATGTGATATCATCTAGCCATGTGATAACATCTAGCCATGTGATAACATCTAGCCATGTGATATCATCTAGCCATGTGATAACATCTAGCCATGTGATAACATCTAGCCATGTGATAACATCTAGCCATGTGATATCATCTAGCCATGTGATATCATCTAGCCATGTGATAATATCTAGCCATGTGATAACACCTAGCCATGTGATAACATCTAGCCATGTGATAACATCTAGCCATGTGATAACATCTAGCCATGTGATAACATCTAGCCATGTGATAACAGCTCATACAACTGTCAGTATGTCCACATTTCATTGGCATGTGTGCATGCTAAGTCAATATAATTGAAAGCCCATTTTATTGTTTTGACAAATTCAAGAAAAATTCAAATGAAGGTTTTAGTCAGACAGGTTAATGAAATGTGTCCACAATTTATTTGATGAGAACATTTATTATGATGACTTTCATTCCTTGGCCTATTTCACATTGTACCATTTGCTGCCTATGGCTCTGTTCACACCTGGCTTGAGATTTCTTGTCCCCCATATCTGATCTGTTATAATCCTCCTTCCCTTCACCCAGTTGTCCAACTTCATTTATTCTAGTTGTAGCAAAGTGGGTAATATCAAAATGACAGTTATCTTCACAGGAAACTGCTACAGTAGTCCAGTTCCAAGTCATGGCCGATGCAAATCAGCTTTTATGTTCCAACTTTGGAGGTGATTTCATTAGACTCGTTCACAACCAGTTTGCAAATCATTCTGGCGCTTCCAAGCACTGAATATAACTTGAAGTAATGTAATGCCAGGTGTAAACAAAGCATATGACATTCATGGTGGACGACCTTGGACATTTTAATCGTAACATAGCATATACAACACTTCAGTTGTAAGGATCTTGACAAAACTTTCAAAGATGATGTCTTCGTCTTTGACAAAACTTTCCTACATACTGCACACTCACTATTTGTCTTTAAGGGCTGTTTATACATTATCAATGGTCATTATGTGACAATGTTTGTGTGACAAAGAGACTTGGTTCATTGCATTACTGAAAACACGAGTAAAACATGGACATGTTACTTGTTGACACAATTCAACACTGCACATTTAATGAGAATAAACAGCCCTTAAATGTCATGGAGATCAAGCCAGATTAGATTCATTTTTGTCAAGCACTTTTGTCTTGGTTACATCTCTCAGAGAACATATGACCAGAGAACATATGAACAGGTGATGTTACAACTACAGAGAATATTAATTTTAATTTCTAGTGCTTGAGTTCTTTGACCTATCACTACTGGCAGCAAGACGTTTAAGCAAATATTAACACATTTCTGTAAATAGTTATACAGAATAATTTCTGTAAGAGTACACGTCTGTAAAACCCAACAGTTGTTTCTCTCTTAGTGACCATCAGCCACCTTAACACCATCTTTTACCTGCCTGTGATTACTTTAAGTAGAACTGATTCTAGAGGCAAACACAAATATGTTATAGCATTCAATAGACAAAGGCATTTACAGCTATTAATTTGAAATACAGTCAAGTCATTTAGCCTGTTCATGTACAATGAGCATCAATGAGCATGACGTTACTTCATTGCCACTTGATCCAGATTGCAGATGGACTAGAAATGCATGTTTACTGGTTCTTTTTTGTTGAACTTTTTAAATAATGAAGAATACCACTGAGAAGTTGATTTTAGTCCAACATCCACAATATTAAGAGGTGTAATACAGGTGTATTTAACATGCTGTAAGGAGCAACACAGAGTTGTTTTTGCTCACTGGGAAGCTTATAGTTCTACCGTATGCCTGCACGCATTTAAATACTACTTTAAAGACAGAATACAGATAACACAGAGTTCCAGCAGTGCTGATTGTTTAAGGTTAACTATTAGCAATAATAATTCCTGCAGTGGTTCAAAAGTGAATGCTAACAGTGTTGTATCCTCAGTAGTGAGTAGTGTGGTGAAGGTGAAGCAGTGACATGTGAGTACATAAGAAATACTGTACATGAGATTATGTCcttattttgatgtatttcaaTGGTCTTTCTCAAATTAGTTTGGAGACACAGTAGTACCTTTCCAAAACCACAAACTCTTCCAGCCGGGTTTTCACTCAATAATTTGCATATTGTTTTTCATTAATGGTACTTCCTTCATTTTGatgatggtactgtatgtcttgGAATCCACATACAATTTTCTTTTTTTGTATGTTGTCATGTCTACACTACTTTTCTAACAGGCAATGATTTATATACAAATACAAAAAGTacaaaaatgttattttgtaAGAGAATAGGCTATTCCCCGTAACTCCTCTCTAAAGGATAGTGTTAGTCTATCCATTGAAGTCTTGTCTTATGCATACATCCAACTTGTATGAATGGCATGTGGGATCAGATGATTTGACATGACAAGTGTTGTTTTTTGAAGACATATTTCTGAAGCAGTGAGGAAAAAAAAGGTTCAATACCCGAGGTAAAATGATTGATATTCACAACTAAGCCATCTGAGTGTTAGTATCAATCAGGAACACAGTAGGATTTTATTCATCTCAAATGTACAGAAGTACATACGGTACTACGTAGTAGCTACTGCGCTTCAGATTTATCACATGACTTCTCATTGATTGTTGTTTCTTGGCTCTGTGTGTCTTGCAGGCAGCAAGCCATGGGGCTGGGTATGTAGTTGAATGGGGTAACCCTAACCGCCATGCTGGGGGAGCTCTGACGGAAATGACCGACGCCACCTGTGTGAGTTTCCACAGAGTGTGAATTTCCAGTAGAGGCTGTGCTGTAGCTCTTTAGGGATCCATCAGAGCCTCCATCTTGGCCGGAGCCAATGCTGATCTTTCTAAGGAGGGCTAGTCTCGCTGCCTCCTCTGAGATGACTGGAGCTGTCTCAACAGTTGGAGAGGTGCTTGAGTTGGTCTTGTTGGACGAGAAATCCTCTGTTTGGACTGTGGCGTCGCTAGTCTTTCTTGAATTAAGTAAAATGGTCGGCAGTTTCCCTGGCAGTGCCGGTGGTTTAGGTTTTGGCCCTTCAGGAACAGGCAACAGAGGCAGTGCAGTAGATGGCAGAGTGCTCTTCAAGATTTGAGGGACATCCTCATCCCGAATTCTCCTCCAGGTGACTCTGTCATTGAGACGtgatccagttctctgctgcttcTTATTTGTATCGTCCTCACTCTTGGCTCGCCCACTTGAGTCAGAGGACGAGGAGCGGAGCGAGGAGCGGCTGGTTACTCTGCTCAGTATGTTAATGCTGGGCGATGAGGAATGGCGCTTGATTGTGTCTCTTTCCTGCTGCTTGGTTGCAGAGATGTTCCTCTGAGGCAACCTGCAGGGACTCTCTGAGCTGGTTCTCCTGGCTGGATGCCTGGTTGAGAGGTCTCGGTCACTAGAGCAGGCTCTGGACAGAGTCACAGTCTGCCTTTGTAGCCCCTGCCTTGACTCTTGCCTTTGCCCTGGCCCCCTTTCTTGCATCCTTCTTGGTCCCTGAGCAACTGCCTTTAGCTCTTGGCATCGAGATGAGCAGAGGAAGACTGCAGGAGCACCTGGGATTGCTTTTCTGGGCGATGCATGCTGCGAGGTAGGAACAGAGCGTGAGGACGGACCGTCACGTCTCATCATAGTCTTTGATTCCTTGATGAAGGTCAATTGCCTCAGGAACCCATTGCGGTCAGATTCGCTGCAGCTTGAATGGACAGATGTCATGCGATTGGCTGGAGGTATTCTTTTTCCTGCCACCTGACTATTTTGCCTGCTGATAATTGTGGGTTGGTTGGTTACCAATGGTGATAGAGTTCTGGACTGTCTTGCTGCATTCTGCATGAAGGGTATTCGGACGGGTGACTTCTGTGTTTTGTGTGCTGGAGATTTTGGGGTCGGATTTGAAGGAACAGTGGAACGTCCATTCCTTTCAGGTGGACTACTTGCTGGTGTGGTATCTTTTTTGGAAACAGATTGACTAGTTTGTGAGGGGAAGGTTATTTTCTTCGGTGACTGTCTCGATGGAGTAGAGCTTTGAGATGATCCAGATGATGAGCTCTTTGGTATCCTCGGAGGTGGGGTTGAGCTTCTTTTCGGCAAACACCACTGTGTGGAGTCATGGGGTTGTCCCAAACGGTGGAGACTCCTTGACCTCTGTTGAGCAAGGTTTGGATTCTTTGGAGCAACTGTCTTGGGTGACATTTTGTTAGGAGGAGGTATTTGTGAGAGATTTATCTCTTTCTTAGGGGTGTATGTCACCGTTCTACCTCTGAAGACCACTGGCAGATTTGGAACTGGCTTACGTTGGTTAAAGTCCAGAGGTTTGTTAGCTTTTTTGTCCTTAAAGATCTTCTTTTCTTTAGGAGTAAAACTAGATCCAGACATAAAAGAGAGTACAGATTCGGTCTCTTCAGAGGACGGTTCTTGAGACTTTGATGCTTGTAAGCGTGTGACAACAGAATTAGCGCCTTCTTGTATTTCTCTCCATTCAACACTGTTGAGGTCTGAGTCTTTATCCGAAGCCATATCCTCACTGTcaaattcttgttctttgttccATCCACTGGCCACATTCTGCATGACGTTTCTTTGTTTCTGCTTCTTCTCTGCTTTCTTTCTTGCAGAAAGCTTCTTCCTCTGCTTGGGCATTGCAGATGTTATGCATTTTTGCAGAAGATCATCCTCTGAATCCATACTGACTGAGCTTGGTGAGCTTTGTTCCTCATACTGATTGTGGATGTGCATTGGTCTTTTTTGTTGGGCCTGGTTAGATATcttgttgtgtttgtttttcacCCATATTTGCTGGGCTTTTGATTGGTGTTCCTCAAATTCTGCATCAATCAAAGAGCTAAGAGATCCACTAAGAGAATAACATGGGGGTGTTTCGTCCATTATTAGTTTGTGCTTGATCCTATTAAAACCTTTGGGTCTTGTCTGGGAATTGTCAATGCGACCAATATTAGTCATACTTCGGGAGAGAGTGTTCTTGCTGGACTCTCTCATCTGTTTTTTCCCTGCCCTTTTAATCACTCCctcctctttgtctgtctgttcatTGTATAAGCAGTAAATGGCTTCCTCTGTGGGACAGCAGATGGACTGAAAAGCCTTGTTCCCCTGGAGTGCTCTCTGATTTTGGTTCCCCTCTGTGTTTGGCTTTATGATAGGCAGATCCAGTTTCCTTGTCAGGACCTGTCCCTGCTTTTGTCTTTGTTGAATGGGTGATTGATCATGCTTTCTCTGGTTAGCCACTCTATCAGCCACCTCTTTGCTCTGCATCAGTACTCTTTGAGTGGGAATGACATGTTTGATTGACCTGTTCATTTGATTGACTGGTATGTCAGGCTGACTGGTCATTTTAGTGTTCTTGTGGAAGTGCGAGAAAACCCGAAGGTCTTCAATTCTCTTTGCCTCTTGATCCAACAATTCCTGTTTGTTCACATTTCTTACCCTCCAATCTTTTGCCCCCTTGTCCCTCACTGGGTACTGAAGTGTTTCGTCACTTAACGATGTCGTGCTGGAAAAGTTTACGGGAGTGCCCTCGGCAGAATCAGTGTATGAGGAATCATCAAGATATAAGTccttttgttgcattacaatccTTCTCCCTGAGCACATTTGATTGGCATTGTTAGGAACCATCATATAAACAGGTATAGGTTTTCGGGTTTGTGAGTTTAGAACATGGGTGGGTAAGGTGGAGATCAGGGAGGGCCTTACTTTCCTGAACTTGGAGGGCATTGCTGAATTGATGCATTCTTTGAGAATTTCTATATCATCATCTGAATTGCCCTCACTATATCTTTCCCCTTGGTCCATAAAGGAAGGATGCTCATTGTCATCTGGCTCTCCCTGAGCCTGTGGGAATGTTGGATTGTTGTCCTTTTGCTGGAGTATGGGGGTCAATTTCAGTTCAACATCCTTCTGAATGAAGTGCTCATGAAGAGGTAGAGCACTCAAGCTAGAGGCGCATGAAAAGTTCTCTGTCGGCTTTTCCACTGTAAAGTAGATCATGGTGTCTAAATCTGGAGGCAGGTTGAACCTTTCCTTAAAGTCTGCAATGTCCATGAACTTGCGCAAGCTGCTTTCCCACTGCCCTGCTGTCCCGGCGTTTTGGCTTTCTGTACCATTTGATTCAGCAAAGCATGGAGTTTTGCTTCGACTGGGAGGCATGGTTTGCCCTGGACTGTCAGGAAGATCACTTGGACTTATGGTCCCACTGATCATTTCGCTGCATGGATCACTTAGTATGGAGCTGGCAATTGAGTGAGATTCAAAGCTACCCAGTGAGCTGACAGAGCTACAACGACTCATCACAAGTGGGGTCTCATGGATGTAGTTCTCTGACGAACTTGAAGGTGATCTGTCCTCAAGTATGCCTGGTGAGACACCCCTCAGGAACACCTTTTCATGTTTGGTTGGGCAGGGAATTTCAATTGGATCAGTCCCAAGGCTTTGACAGGTTTTTGAATCAGTGACTAGCAGTTGGCTATCACTAAGATCCTCCAAggtctcattctcctcctccctctttacCAGATCCTCATCTTCCACTTCAATGATCTCAAGTGATGAGTCACTCTCTAACTCATTTTCACTTTGACTCTGCCCGTCAAGAGCTTCATcaccagaggagagggaggacagggaacTGCAACGGGAGAAACAGATTGGTGTGTTCTCCACTGAATACTTCTGCAGTGTCTCCATTGGTCCAATGGTAGGACTTCTAGCAGAGCTCATTGGAGAAAACTTGGTTAAACTCCCCCCAGTCATCACAGTTGGGACCCAGGCTTGTCTCCTCATTGCTTGAGCTGCATGTACATTGATGGCAGTCTTTGCAACACCAAACTTAGCGACACTTTGAATTAGAGGGACATGTTGATAGGAAGGGGACAGCTTTATGGAAGTCATGCTGACATCAGAAGAGAATTTAG
Coding sequences within it:
- the LOC112252102 gene encoding adenomatous polyposis coli protein 2-like, giving the protein MANSTASYDQLVYQVEALRQENSHLRRELEDNSNHLSKLENETTDMKGVLKGLQSKLELEAGTLASSGRTDVLDQLKELHMDLTNYYELKYQPQNMRVLPDSLASLAAQSGDMDDCLACLPPSSSRARSPLRPSSRQSSSLSGEGTAVNPGALTKVMLGDRRITAQHLEDLYKERTMLLSEIDKEERERHWYYSQLQGLSQRLNQLPRIDTFSIQIDLIRQQLEFEAQQLRSVMEERFGTSDEMVQRTQIRVARLEQLEKELQEAQESKGTQEKSLCEISSCEKQPIPETEHALTASALDAQGDGSKVEMVFWLLSMLANRDKEEMSRTLLALSSSQDSCIAMRKSGCVPLLVQILHDGPGGAGESARSVACSREAQSRASTALHNIVYSQPDEGQARREMRVLHVLEQIRSHCDSGWDWIESHVRTPSPGGTTTTDIPEPVEPQICQAMCAVMKLSFEEEYRRAMNELGGLQVVAEVMHLDQELYGMQNDPINMALRRYAGMALTNLTFGDVVNKATLCTKKSCLQAIVTQLASDSEELHQVVSSILRNLSWRADINSKRVLRDVGSVTGLITCALQATKESTLKSLLSALWNLSAHSPENKVAICSVDGALGFLVSTLTYRCQTNSLAIIESGGGILRNVSSLVATRDDYRQILREHNCLQTLLQHLRSHSLTIVSNACGTLWNLSARSPKDQELLWDLGAVSMLRNLIHSKHKMIAMGSAAALRNLLTNRPFKYKDAAVISPGSCMPSLYMRKQKALEAELDAKHLAETFDSIEKKTCAKHPSINKPLWHIESLAKDYASDSGCFDDDEAPNVSSSLDTGSFSMLSMFLTNSNFLQNQPRKKDSEPVRDVEPPQTEEKKPVPPEDEVSVAAEKLAKKITNTVAKIDKLVEDITMHTSSEDSFSLSSEDRFADLPYGSDELHEARAKSCSPCRLSDTSSYAHRERLNRAHAILRLKTTHASLSTDSLNSGSTSDGYCGSKDQIRPSARRPNKLDLKVAHQEYLNVGAHVLNEANQIDVPERDSVDSKNVKLPDLNSTETEKSQALPPQTPASLSTKFSSDVSMTSIKLSPSYQHVPLIQSVAKFGVAKTAINVHAAQAMRRQAWVPTVMTGGSLTKFSPMSSARSPTIGPMETLQKYSVENTPICFSRCSSLSSLSSGDEALDGQSQSENELESDSSLEIIEVEDEDLVKREEENETLEDLSDSQLLVTDSKTCQSLGTDPIEIPCPTKHEKVFLRGVSPGILEDRSPSSSSENYIHETPLVMSRCSSVSSLGSFESHSIASSILSDPCSEMISGTISPSDLPDSPGQTMPPSRSKTPCFAESNGTESQNAGTAGQWESSLRKFMDIADFKERFNLPPDLDTMIYFTVEKPTENFSCASSLSALPLHEHFIQKDVELKLTPILQQKDNNPTFPQAQGEPDDNEHPSFMDQGERYSEGNSDDDIEILKECINSAMPSKFRKVRPSLISTLPTHVLNSQTRKPIPVYMMVPNNANQMCSGRRIVMQQKDLYLDDSSYTDSAEGTPVNFSSTTSLSDETLQYPVRDKGAKDWRVRNVNKQELLDQEAKRIEDLRVFSHFHKNTKMTSQPDIPVNQMNRSIKHVIPTQRVLMQSKEVADRVANQRKHDQSPIQQRQKQGQVLTRKLDLPIIKPNTEGNQNQRALQGNKAFQSICCPTEEAIYCLYNEQTDKEEGVIKRAGKKQMRESSKNTLSRSMTNIGRIDNSQTRPKGFNRIKHKLIMDETPPCYSLSGSLSSLIDAEFEEHQSKAQQIWVKNKHNKISNQAQQKRPMHIHNQYEEQSSPSSVSMDSEDDLLQKCITSAMPKQRKKLSARKKAEKKQKQRNVMQNVASGWNKEQEFDSEDMASDKDSDLNSVEWREIQEGANSVVTRLQASKSQEPSSEETESVLSFMSGSSFTPKEKKIFKDKKANKPLDFNQRKPVPNLPVVFRGRTVTYTPKKEINLSQIPPPNKMSPKTVAPKNPNLAQQRSRSLHRLGQPHDSTQWCLPKRSSTPPPRIPKSSSSGSSQSSTPSRQSPKKITFPSQTSQSVSKKDTTPASSPPERNGRSTVPSNPTPKSPAHKTQKSPVRIPFMQNAARQSRTLSPLVTNQPTIISRQNSQVAGKRIPPANRMTSVHSSCSESDRNGFLRQLTFIKESKTMMRRDGPSSRSVPTSQHASPRKAIPGAPAVFLCSSRCQELKAVAQGPRRMQERGPGQRQESRQGLQRQTVTLSRACSSDRDLSTRHPARRTSSESPCRLPQRNISATKQQERDTIKRHSSSPSINILSRVTSRSSLRSSSSDSSGRAKSEDDTNKKQQRTGSRLNDRVTWRRIRDEDVPQILKSTLPSTALPLLPVPEGPKPKPPALPGKLPTILLNSRKTSDATVQTEDFSSNKTNSSTSPTVETAPVISEEAARLALLRKISIGSGQDGGSDGSLKSYSTASTGNSHSVETHTGGVGHFRQSSPSMAVRVTPFNYIPSPMACCLQDTQSQETTINEKSCDKSEAQ